In Treponema denticola, one genomic interval encodes:
- a CDS encoding polysaccharide deacetylase family protein, translating to MKKNLTRFYLLLYLIFFNLSGIYSELYFESADINAESDILFDIKTDFVEKYSYKTLFKYSNEKNKIEQLTFFPEKLQLFGNNRFLQISNRFGIVNLDLNSGMIDSNMDFEPLSAANSAKIGALNNVQSSPDGRWFTMIEPSSLVYGRLILVDRQTGRKYVLSEKTVRNAFPVSWSPDSKIILYEDNSIIYFARPEWFSAASFPDTAFRKLASGMVKTLKWISPSEFIFLSGNAFYKVSSTELFTKAFYGPLFSVGKLIAKIPSDFSPAVDSIFISPDGKTAVFFKGKRNVYYIKLDGDDYISAHSSDTIPYLLLPGNIAEISVYWKNNLPIVFAEGIVNGSRILSAWQLLNSPDRFERLPVKENSFLLAASPNFEIAAFEEADGIVFYDTSLTDEKDLWKKLTVFSDEKIISAVWKNNSTVFLGGENYIYEYEIDKNFLPGIKKKLFVSSIKDYSWSDSGKEILIQPKDSEVLQYTENLKWVLSAKKIMQKKNTNTSDRIYIDSSSGYFNNMIYIRKLKDFMTRPLLEDAVFFKDYSQKRIPSEYGNSLSVFSHGNRSGKKQVALVFDAMDNMDGIADVLYILERNNIKSTFFINGEAMRQNPNAVKEIVKSGHQCGSLFFTTWNLNDSGYIIDEDFIVQGLARNEDDFYSLTNSELSLIWHTPNYISSSMFVNAGKKAGYTFISPDMRLADWINSDEKSSVPSLYKSSAELIEDICDTVFVGSIIPIRIGKTSSPRNDYLYHNLQLLIDVLTEMGYSITDIKTMMDS from the coding sequence ATGAAAAAAAACTTAACACGATTTTACTTATTGCTCTATCTTATTTTTTTTAATCTTTCGGGTATTTATTCCGAGCTTTATTTTGAATCTGCCGATATAAATGCGGAAAGCGATATCTTATTTGATATAAAAACGGATTTTGTTGAAAAATATTCTTATAAAACCCTTTTTAAGTACTCTAATGAAAAAAATAAAATTGAACAACTTACTTTTTTTCCCGAGAAATTACAGCTTTTCGGAAATAATAGATTCTTACAAATCTCTAACCGTTTCGGTATAGTGAATTTAGATCTTAATTCAGGGATGATTGATTCTAACATGGACTTTGAGCCTCTTTCTGCAGCTAATTCGGCAAAGATAGGAGCCTTAAACAATGTACAGTCAAGCCCTGACGGAAGATGGTTCACCATGATAGAGCCGTCTTCTCTTGTATACGGCCGGCTTATATTGGTTGATAGACAGACCGGACGCAAATATGTTTTGAGCGAAAAAACCGTCCGCAACGCTTTTCCTGTTTCTTGGTCACCTGACTCAAAAATTATTTTATATGAAGATAACTCAATAATTTATTTTGCACGGCCTGAATGGTTTTCGGCAGCTTCTTTTCCTGATACGGCATTTAGAAAATTGGCTTCAGGAATGGTAAAGACTCTAAAATGGATCTCCCCTTCAGAATTTATATTTTTATCTGGAAATGCTTTTTACAAGGTGTCCTCTACCGAACTTTTTACAAAAGCGTTTTATGGCCCTCTTTTTTCTGTAGGTAAGCTTATAGCAAAAATACCTTCAGACTTTTCACCTGCCGTTGATTCTATTTTTATATCGCCGGACGGAAAAACTGCCGTATTTTTTAAAGGTAAAAGGAATGTATATTATATAAAACTGGATGGAGATGACTATATAAGTGCTCATTCTTCCGATACCATTCCTTATTTATTGCTTCCCGGAAATATAGCTGAGATTTCCGTTTATTGGAAAAATAATCTTCCGATTGTTTTTGCGGAGGGGATTGTGAACGGTTCGAGAATTTTAAGTGCTTGGCAGCTTTTAAATTCTCCGGATCGGTTTGAACGCCTGCCTGTAAAAGAAAACTCTTTTCTGCTGGCTGCCTCGCCGAATTTTGAGATTGCAGCTTTTGAGGAAGCTGACGGGATTGTTTTTTATGATACCTCACTCACAGACGAAAAGGACTTGTGGAAAAAGCTCACCGTTTTTTCCGACGAAAAAATAATCTCAGCTGTTTGGAAAAATAATTCTACCGTTTTTTTGGGCGGTGAAAACTATATTTACGAGTATGAAATTGATAAAAACTTTTTACCCGGAATAAAGAAAAAGCTTTTTGTTTCTTCAATAAAAGATTATAGCTGGTCCGATTCCGGCAAAGAAATTTTGATACAGCCTAAGGACTCGGAAGTTCTGCAATATACTGAAAACTTGAAGTGGGTGCTTTCTGCAAAAAAAATAATGCAAAAGAAAAACACAAATACCTCGGACAGAATTTATATCGACTCTAGTTCAGGTTATTTTAATAATATGATTTATATACGCAAGCTTAAAGATTTTATGACCCGTCCTCTTTTAGAAGATGCTGTTTTTTTTAAAGATTATTCTCAAAAAAGAATCCCTTCCGAATACGGAAACTCTCTATCCGTTTTTTCTCATGGAAACCGGAGCGGAAAAAAACAGGTTGCTCTGGTATTTGATGCTATGGATAATATGGATGGTATAGCCGATGTCCTTTATATCTTAGAAAGAAATAATATAAAATCTACTTTTTTTATAAATGGAGAAGCAATGCGTCAAAATCCAAATGCCGTAAAGGAAATTGTAAAAAGCGGTCATCAGTGCGGTTCTCTTTTTTTTACAACTTGGAATTTAAATGACTCAGGGTACATAATTGATGAAGATTTTATAGTTCAGGGCCTGGCGAGAAATGAGGATGATTTTTATTCCCTTACAAATTCTGAATTATCTCTTATATGGCATACGCCTAATTATATATCATCCTCTATGTTTGTAAATGCCGGAAAAAAAGCCGGTTATACTTTTATTTCACCGGACATGCGTTTGGCGGATTGGATTAATTCGGATGAAAAGTCTTCGGTTCCTTCTCTTTATAAGTCTTCTGCAGAGCTTATTGAAGATATCTGTGATACCGTCTTTGTAGGTTCTATAATTCCTATTCGAATAGGTAAGACCTCTTCGCCGAGAAATGATTATTTATATCATAATTTGCAGCTTTTAATAGATGTTTTAACCGAAATGGGCTATTCTATTACGGATATTAAGACTATGATGGACTCATAA
- a CDS encoding DUF4398 domain-containing protein produces the protein MKKVIIILIFLSLLMPIFSVSYDDNEYQRKSRAYTELAAKSYDEGDYDAAIEYAKLAESYAQQSADFIQRMLAKVEAEQEMNKARTRFNWAKTNGAEEKYPEAYKTAEEALNAGSIAFDNENYDVAIVCAQRVLDALGVVKGKDNTGLAELPAEYRIRTWRGEKDCLWNIAGKKEIYGNPFMWRKLYEANKEKLPDPANPNWVEPDIILTIPSIKGEKRSGLFDPSQAYKKF, from the coding sequence ATGAAAAAAGTAATCATAATTTTAATATTCTTATCGCTTTTAATGCCTATTTTTTCCGTGTCCTATGATGACAATGAATATCAAAGAAAGAGCCGAGCCTATACGGAGCTTGCAGCAAAATCTTATGATGAAGGCGATTATGATGCAGCCATAGAATATGCCAAACTTGCAGAAAGTTATGCACAGCAGTCGGCAGACTTTATTCAAAGGATGCTTGCAAAAGTCGAAGCAGAACAGGAAATGAATAAGGCCCGTACCAGATTTAACTGGGCAAAGACAAACGGTGCTGAAGAAAAATACCCTGAAGCCTATAAAACGGCAGAAGAAGCCTTAAATGCAGGAAGTATTGCATTCGATAACGAAAACTATGATGTTGCAATTGTCTGTGCTCAACGGGTCTTAGATGCCCTTGGTGTAGTTAAGGGAAAAGACAACACAGGGCTTGCCGAACTTCCCGCTGAATATAGAATACGCACATGGAGAGGGGAAAAGGACTGTTTATGGAATATCGCAGGTAAAAAAGAAATTTACGGAAATCCATTTATGTGGCGAAAACTGTATGAAGCCAACAAAGAAAAACTTCCCGATCCCGCGAATCCTAACTGGGTAGAGCCGGATATTATTTTAACAATACCAAGCATCAAGGGAGAAAAGAGGTCAGGTCTTTTCGATCCTTCACAAGCATATAAAAAATTTTAA
- a CDS encoding peptidase domain-containing ABC transporter codes for MRNIILQTDQEDCSVACIANICRHYGKPIDICKIRELVETGNKASSGLGIINAAESLGFSCRGAVSESKKVPKNIPMPFIAHVMRGKENYYLVVYKADSTYVYLTDPAMGYQKVRAEIFKRNWTGVFFILVPDTDLSKKEVSSNILSRFLPILKRYKKAAAQIFLASLVLSFLGIISAFYFRFLIDEVLSANLKDALTSFSIGFFAVIVFRGMLGLARNQLLMSMSYKIDTVLLYRYFEHVLHLPMRFFTGKKTGEILARMNDTVTIRQLISATALTVLLDSLMLIFGAVFLISLGSNLLAAALIPVIISAGLVWLYTKPYQIRIKNRTMAEADKHSCIVESLNGISTIKALAAESKALERAEFKIVKAIQKGISLSSFSNYQNSLQNFIGRCGTLAIYWLGSLNILNGSMSLGQLISFVILSGYFLDPLARLLTLQPQLQEAYVAAERLSEIFDEKTEDDLDKGKIELDGLAGKIDIKNLSFSYDSNKKNLNNINLTINAGERVAFVGASGSGKTSIAKLLMKFYLPQEGDIFIDNINLKDLKTGSYRKHIGYVPQDILLFSGTIAENINWSSGNSDYRRMIAAAEVSRASSFIDALPDRYNSLVGEQGATLSGGERQRIAIARILLHNPSMLILDEATSALDGILEAEVLNTLKEITVGRTLIIIAHRLSSIKDCDKIFVFDKGEIAEVGTHADLLEKDGVYSRLWETQNNVEEVVA; via the coding sequence ATGAGAAATATTATTTTACAAACAGATCAAGAAGATTGCAGTGTCGCATGTATTGCGAATATATGCAGGCACTATGGGAAGCCTATCGATATCTGCAAGATAAGAGAATTGGTTGAAACCGGTAATAAAGCAAGTTCGGGTTTAGGCATAATTAATGCTGCCGAATCTTTAGGTTTTTCATGCCGAGGCGCCGTGTCGGAATCAAAAAAGGTTCCTAAAAATATACCGATGCCCTTTATTGCTCATGTTATGAGGGGGAAAGAGAATTATTATCTTGTGGTTTATAAGGCAGATTCAACTTATGTCTATCTGACAGACCCTGCTATGGGTTACCAAAAAGTTAGAGCGGAAATTTTTAAAAGAAATTGGACAGGAGTCTTTTTTATACTTGTACCTGATACGGACCTTTCTAAAAAAGAGGTTTCATCAAATATTCTTTCGCGTTTTTTACCTATTTTAAAACGGTATAAAAAAGCTGCGGCTCAAATCTTTTTGGCGAGCTTGGTTTTGTCTTTTTTAGGTATAATAAGTGCCTTTTATTTTAGATTTTTAATTGATGAAGTTCTAAGTGCTAATTTAAAAGATGCCCTTACTAGTTTTTCGATAGGTTTTTTTGCAGTAATAGTTTTTCGCGGAATGTTGGGTTTGGCTCGAAATCAATTATTGATGAGTATGAGTTATAAAATAGATACGGTTTTATTGTACCGTTATTTTGAACATGTGCTTCACTTGCCCATGCGCTTTTTTACAGGAAAAAAGACCGGAGAAATTCTTGCAAGGATGAATGATACGGTTACTATAAGACAGCTTATTTCTGCAACTGCTTTGACCGTGCTTTTAGATTCATTAATGCTGATTTTTGGTGCAGTTTTTCTAATTTCTCTAGGCTCTAATTTATTGGCTGCGGCTCTTATTCCGGTTATAATAAGTGCCGGATTAGTATGGCTTTATACAAAGCCTTATCAAATAAGAATAAAAAATAGGACTATGGCAGAAGCGGACAAGCATTCCTGTATTGTTGAAAGCTTAAATGGAATTTCTACTATAAAAGCCCTAGCTGCGGAATCGAAAGCTCTTGAACGGGCTGAATTCAAAATAGTAAAGGCTATTCAAAAGGGAATCAGCTTATCTTCTTTTTCGAACTATCAAAATAGTCTTCAAAATTTTATAGGAAGATGCGGAACCTTGGCCATATATTGGTTAGGCAGCTTAAATATCTTAAACGGATCAATGTCTTTGGGGCAACTGATTTCCTTTGTAATTCTTTCAGGTTATTTTTTAGATCCTTTAGCCCGTCTATTGACTCTTCAGCCTCAGCTGCAAGAAGCATATGTTGCTGCTGAAAGGCTTTCGGAAATTTTTGATGAAAAAACTGAAGATGATTTAGATAAGGGAAAAATAGAATTGGATGGTCTTGCCGGCAAAATTGATATAAAAAATTTATCCTTCAGTTATGATTCCAATAAAAAAAATTTAAATAATATAAATCTGACTATAAATGCCGGCGAAAGAGTCGCTTTTGTAGGTGCTTCAGGTTCCGGGAAAACGTCCATTGCCAAACTTTTAATGAAATTTTATTTGCCGCAAGAAGGAGATATTTTTATAGATAACATCAATCTTAAAGATTTAAAAACCGGCTCTTACCGCAAACATATAGGCTATGTTCCTCAGGACATCCTCTTGTTTTCTGGTACGATAGCAGAAAACATAAATTGGAGTTCAGGGAACAGCGATTATAGGCGGATGATTGCAGCTGCTGAAGTTTCGAGAGCTTCTTCATTTATAGATGCTCTTCCAGACAGATACAATTCTCTTGTAGGGGAACAAGGTGCAACCCTTTCAGGAGGAGAAAGACAGCGTATTGCAATTGCCCGCATCCTTTTGCACAATCCATCCATGCTAATTTTAGATGAAGCTACTTCCGCCTTGGATGGAATTCTGGAAGCGGAAGTTTTAAATACCCTTAAAGAAATCACTGTAGGCCGAACATTGATAATAATAGCTCACAGATTAAGCTCCATCAAGGACTGCGATAAAATCTTCGTGTTCGATAAGGGCGAAATAGCCGAGGTAGGAACACACGCAGACTTGCTTGAAAAAGACGGGGTTTATTCACGGCTCTGGGAAACACAAAACAATGTGGAGGAGGTTGTTGCATGA
- a CDS encoding HlyD family secretion protein produces the protein MKSILYLEDLTYTGEVLQEQNAGIFSSVISIICLLALCTVFWLILGKKEEVVRASGMVRPIENVSFVKTFTAGKIQNIHFTSGQYVEKGTILLSIDNTVAQKEKQNLESLIFKTEQKIKDADACIKSAEKDLMLVPFKSEIAYKRMENYFSVKTNLEKTLELNLRVFEEEKSLPYFSLSNQKLELLNLNLEKSRRDLDQYKNSFFHSLLSEKEALEFQKENLKTSLFKVEESLKLFNLYAPISGEIEEISSLNCGDNVFSGQEILKIVPSSSENIRVVLRLPSSKAGLIREDMKVRLKFPAFPHHEFGSLDGQVETILPDVFLGAKSSEYAVFVKLDGNSLPDKKGIAHFLKVGLDAEASIITETGSILSFILKRLEVK, from the coding sequence ATGAAATCTATCTTGTATCTTGAGGATTTAACTTATACAGGCGAGGTGCTGCAAGAACAAAATGCAGGAATTTTCAGTTCCGTAATTTCAATTATCTGCCTTCTTGCTCTTTGTACCGTCTTTTGGCTCATTTTAGGAAAAAAAGAAGAGGTTGTAAGGGCTTCAGGTATGGTGCGTCCTATAGAAAATGTTTCCTTTGTAAAAACTTTTACGGCAGGAAAGATACAAAACATTCACTTTACATCAGGCCAATATGTCGAAAAAGGGACTATTCTTTTAAGCATTGACAACACAGTTGCTCAAAAGGAAAAGCAAAACCTTGAAAGCCTGATTTTTAAAACCGAACAGAAAATTAAGGATGCAGATGCATGCATTAAAAGTGCAGAAAAGGACTTAATGCTTGTGCCGTTTAAAAGTGAAATAGCTTATAAACGGATGGAAAATTATTTTTCTGTAAAAACTAATTTGGAAAAAACGCTTGAGCTAAACCTCAGGGTTTTTGAAGAAGAAAAGTCTCTTCCATATTTTAGTTTGTCAAATCAAAAACTTGAACTGCTTAATTTAAATCTTGAAAAAAGCAGAAGGGACTTGGATCAGTATAAAAATTCTTTTTTTCATTCTCTTCTCAGTGAAAAAGAGGCTTTAGAGTTTCAAAAAGAAAATTTAAAGACATCCCTTTTTAAAGTAGAAGAAAGTTTAAAACTTTTTAATCTCTATGCTCCGATTTCAGGAGAAATAGAAGAAATTTCATCCCTTAACTGCGGGGATAATGTTTTTAGCGGTCAAGAAATATTAAAAATTGTGCCTTCCTCAAGTGAAAATATTAGGGTTGTGCTAAGACTACCTTCTTCAAAGGCCGGGCTTATAAGAGAAGACATGAAGGTCCGTTTAAAATTTCCCGCTTTTCCGCACCATGAATTCGGCAGCCTTGACGGGCAAGTGGAAACAATTCTTCCCGATGTTTTTTTAGGAGCAAAAAGTTCCGAATATGCAGTATTTGTAAAATTGGATGGAAATAGCTTGCCTGATAAAAAGGGTATAGCTCATTTTCTAAAAGTCGGATTGGACGCCGAGGCATCAATAATCACCGAAACAGGTTCTATCCTGTCATTTATATTAAAAAGATTGGAGGTAAAATGA
- a CDS encoding TolC family protein, translated as MLFQTKQIYEVLMGEIEAMGLSFRDLSEDINSWLTFFENFAFYLQKEAPAEDELSLLQHEISWMQSVQNFNTRIPRLFLSVGADVVPSKENYPSFPAAFTGYWKDDPRLKWSVSMNLRINLSPLHDDFRLNKNFKILKEINSLDEKFLRHSIEEGKNNGLKNIEKSLFLSEMSKSVLEIQKNYFTLAEELYKQGKSSIHDLYAAKNLLEETEINYYAERLSYILKVLNFYNF; from the coding sequence TTGCTTTTTCAAACAAAACAAATCTACGAAGTTCTTATGGGCGAAATAGAAGCTATGGGATTGAGTTTTAGAGATTTGAGCGAAGATATTAATTCTTGGCTGACTTTTTTTGAAAATTTTGCTTTTTATCTTCAAAAAGAAGCTCCAGCCGAGGATGAGCTGAGTCTTTTACAGCATGAAATTTCGTGGATGCAGTCGGTTCAAAATTTTAATACAAGGATTCCAAGGCTTTTTTTATCGGTCGGTGCTGATGTTGTTCCGTCTAAAGAAAATTATCCCTCTTTTCCGGCTGCTTTTACCGGGTATTGGAAGGATGATCCTAGGCTAAAGTGGTCGGTATCTATGAATTTAAGAATAAACCTCTCTCCCTTGCATGATGATTTTAGACTGAATAAGAATTTTAAAATTTTAAAAGAGATTAACTCTTTGGATGAAAAATTTTTAAGGCACAGTATTGAAGAAGGAAAAAATAATGGGTTAAAAAATATAGAAAAATCCCTATTTCTATCCGAAATGTCAAAATCTGTCCTTGAAATTCAAAAAAACTACTTTACCCTTGCTGAAGAGCTTTATAAACAAGGTAAGAGCAGTATTCACGATTTATATGCTGCAAAAAATCTCTTAGAAGAAACCGAAATAAATTATTACGCTGAAAGATTATCGTATATTTTGAAGGTTTTGAATTTTTATAACTTTTAG
- the rpmG gene encoding 50S ribosomal protein L33, with translation MAKKTAVELIALQCSECKRKNYTTSKNRKNIQGKLELMKYCSFDRKHTLHKETKIK, from the coding sequence ATGGCTAAAAAGACAGCTGTAGAGCTCATAGCTCTTCAATGCAGCGAATGCAAAAGAAAGAATTATACTACATCTAAGAACAGAAAAAATATTCAGGGTAAACTTGAACTTATGAAGTATTGTTCTTTTGATAGAAAGCATACATTGCATAAGGAAACAAAGATAAAGTAG
- the secE gene encoding preprotein translocase subunit SecE, protein MAKIGTFWKECIGELRKVVWPTTAEVWSSVKVVLVSTLIVAVFLGGLDAFFIACVGWIF, encoded by the coding sequence ATGGCTAAGATTGGAACTTTTTGGAAAGAATGTATAGGAGAGCTTAGAAAGGTTGTATGGCCGACAACTGCGGAAGTATGGTCTTCTGTAAAAGTTGTTTTGGTTTCTACTCTTATAGTGGCTGTTTTTCTCGGCGGTCTTGATGCTTTCTTTATAGCTTGTGTAGGTTGGATTTTTTAA
- the nusG gene encoding transcription termination/antitermination protein NusG — MAKAWYILHTYSGYENKIERTIRTLIEKGIISADFVTDIKIPEELVIENKGGKKRNVKRKFLPGYMLIEMNLPDVGWKSVCSEIRKIQGVTGFLGTAGNEKPQPISPDEAKEILQKTGEIKGDKNIRVIQNFSEGQHVKIIEGAFASFTGVIDEVMADKNKLRVMVAIFGRTTPVEVEMSQAEII, encoded by the coding sequence ATGGCTAAGGCTTGGTATATTCTTCATACCTATTCGGGTTATGAGAATAAAATTGAAAGAACAATACGTACTCTCATCGAAAAAGGAATTATTTCTGCAGATTTTGTTACAGATATAAAGATACCTGAAGAGCTTGTAATCGAAAATAAGGGCGGAAAAAAACGCAATGTTAAACGCAAGTTTCTTCCCGGTTATATGCTTATTGAAATGAATTTGCCTGATGTGGGTTGGAAAAGTGTTTGTTCTGAAATCAGAAAGATTCAGGGTGTTACGGGCTTTTTGGGAACAGCGGGAAATGAAAAACCTCAGCCTATTTCTCCAGATGAAGCTAAAGAAATACTGCAAAAAACCGGCGAAATTAAGGGCGATAAGAATATCCGCGTTATTCAGAATTTCAGTGAAGGACAGCATGTTAAAATTATCGAAGGTGCTTTTGCCTCATTTACCGGCGTCATCGATGAAGTTATGGCAGATAAAAACAAGTTAAGAGTTATGGTAGCAATTTTCGGCCGGACAACCCCGGTTGAAGTCGAAATGTCTCAAGCGGAAATCATTTAA
- the rplK gene encoding 50S ribosomal protein L11, whose product MAKKKVVTQIKLQCPAGKATPAPPIGPALGPHGVSAPQFVQQFNDRTKSMEPGLVIPVVITVYADKSFTFILKTPPASVLIKKACKIEKGSATSVTAKVGKLSKAALEEIAKTKMPDINANDIEAAKKIIAGTARSMGVEVER is encoded by the coding sequence ATGGCAAAGAAAAAGGTTGTGACACAGATTAAACTTCAGTGTCCGGCAGGAAAAGCAACTCCTGCACCGCCTATAGGCCCGGCTCTAGGCCCGCACGGTGTAAGTGCACCCCAGTTTGTACAGCAATTTAATGACCGTACAAAGTCCATGGAGCCCGGTTTGGTTATCCCCGTTGTTATCACGGTATATGCAGATAAGAGTTTTACTTTTATCCTCAAAACACCGCCCGCATCGGTTTTAATCAAAAAAGCCTGTAAGATTGAAAAAGGTTCTGCCACGTCGGTTACTGCAAAAGTTGGAAAACTTTCAAAGGCCGCATTGGAAGAAATCGCAAAAACAAAGATGCCCGATATCAATGCAAACGACATTGAAGCTGCAAAGAAAATCATTGCAGGAACTGCACGAAGCATGGGTGTAGAGGTGGAGCGCTAG
- the rplA gene encoding 50S ribosomal protein L1 has protein sequence MKHGKNYKNALAKYDSTASYELPKAVDIVKELKYAKFDETVEVHVSLTLGKGQSVRDTLVLPHQFRGEKKVLVFCTDDRVKEALDAGAAYAGSTEYIEKVKGGWLDFDIAVATPDMMKDVGRLGMVLGRRGLMPNPKTGTVTTDIASAINELKKGRVEFRADKGGVVHLPIGKISMDSSKIVENIQALINETMRKKPADAKGDYIRSVSISSTMGPGVWVDYKVGE, from the coding sequence ATGAAACACGGAAAAAATTACAAAAATGCACTTGCAAAGTATGATTCTACAGCATCCTACGAGCTTCCCAAGGCTGTTGATATTGTCAAAGAGCTTAAATACGCCAAATTCGATGAAACAGTTGAAGTTCATGTAAGTTTGACCCTTGGTAAGGGACAGAGCGTTAGAGATACCCTTGTTCTTCCCCACCAGTTTAGGGGCGAAAAAAAAGTTTTGGTTTTTTGTACGGACGATAGAGTAAAAGAAGCTCTTGACGCAGGAGCTGCTTATGCCGGTTCTACGGAATACATTGAAAAGGTAAAGGGCGGTTGGCTCGATTTTGATATCGCGGTTGCTACCCCCGACATGATGAAGGATGTAGGACGCTTGGGTATGGTACTCGGCCGACGAGGTTTGATGCCTAACCCCAAGACGGGAACGGTTACTACGGATATTGCAAGCGCTATAAATGAGCTTAAGAAGGGCCGTGTAGAATTCCGTGCCGACAAGGGCGGAGTTGTACACCTTCCCATAGGAAAAATCTCTATGGATTCTTCTAAGATAGTTGAAAATATACAGGCTCTTATCAACGAAACGATGAGAAAAAAGCCTGCTGATGCAAAAGGCGACTATATCAGATCCGTATCGATTAGTTCGACAATGGGCCCCGGCGTTTGGGTTGATTATAAGGTAGGAGAGTAA
- the rplJ gene encoding 50S ribosomal protein L10: MALRTKNPNRQKTEAIESIKNDVKASSAFIFTEYRGLKVEQITELRKKLRENACTYKVVRNNFARIAFEDADIKDVDSWLTGPTALAMIAEDANLAAKTLFEYAKDAPALIIKGAVVDGEIYDAKQIEAFSKLPGKKDLIAMFMSTVNATTSKFVRTLQAIVDKGGPEGGAQGAAPAEAKAEAPASEEKAAEQPAESAPEAAPEA, encoded by the coding sequence ATGGCATTAAGAACAAAAAATCCGAATCGCCAAAAAACCGAAGCGATTGAAAGCATCAAAAATGATGTAAAAGCCTCCTCCGCTTTTATTTTTACCGAGTACAGAGGTTTAAAAGTTGAGCAGATTACCGAGCTCCGTAAAAAGCTCAGGGAAAATGCTTGCACATACAAGGTTGTACGCAATAATTTTGCACGTATTGCTTTTGAAGATGCCGATATTAAGGATGTAGATTCTTGGTTAACCGGACCTACAGCCTTGGCTATGATTGCAGAAGATGCAAACCTTGCTGCTAAGACCTTGTTTGAATATGCAAAAGATGCACCCGCTCTTATAATTAAGGGTGCAGTGGTTGACGGTGAAATTTATGATGCCAAGCAAATTGAGGCATTTTCAAAGCTTCCCGGCAAAAAAGATCTTATTGCAATGTTTATGTCTACAGTCAATGCTACAACTTCTAAGTTTGTACGCACCTTACAAGCGATTGTGGATAAGGGCGGCCCAGAGGGCGGTGCCCAAGGCGCAGCTCCCGCAGAAGCAAAAGCTGAAGCTCCTGCTTCAGAGGAAAAAGCGGCTGAACAGCCAGCAGAGTCTGCTCCCGAAGCAGCTCCTGAGGCTTAA
- the rplL gene encoding 50S ribosomal protein L7/L12, whose protein sequence is MAALTNEQIIEAIGEKTILELSELIKAMEEKFGVTAAAPVAVVAGGAAAGGAAEEEKTEFTVTLKGLSDPGKKIGVIKEVRNVIPGLGLKEAKELVEGAPKVLKEDVSKEEAAKIKEAITAAGGEVEIA, encoded by the coding sequence ATGGCAGCATTAACAAATGAACAAATTATTGAAGCAATCGGCGAAAAAACGATTCTCGAACTTTCTGAGCTTATCAAAGCTATGGAAGAAAAATTCGGCGTAACAGCCGCTGCTCCCGTTGCAGTAGTTGCAGGCGGAGCTGCAGCCGGCGGAGCCGCTGAAGAAGAGAAAACAGAATTCACTGTTACTCTTAAAGGTCTTTCCGACCCCGGTAAAAAGATCGGCGTTATCAAGGAAGTTCGAAACGTTATTCCCGGTCTCGGCTTGAAGGAAGCTAAAGAGCTCGTTGAAGGAGCTCCGAAAGTTCTTAAAGAGGATGTTTCTAAAGAAGAAGCAGCCAAAATTAAGGAAGCTATTACGGCAGCCGGCGGTGAAGTTGAAATTGCTTAA